A DNA window from Ipomoea triloba cultivar NCNSP0323 chromosome 10, ASM357664v1 contains the following coding sequences:
- the LOC116033276 gene encoding uncharacterized protein LOC116033276 yields the protein MKSSKGTLDWMEEILDKVLATTDWCGLLPDACVSNMLTRSSDHSALFLGVKGGGQAAGGLRRSFRFKMAWVYDESCRKHVEDAWQEGRQARLLGCFQFCGDKLLRWGGDHFHKFGAKIRKLRQDQLLLKGLLDPHSLGEYQRLESELCQLEAQEDAYWRQWAKQHWLRGADANTKFFHRYASARKKKNSISRLKNESNVWVEGEGLNAVVLDYFRDILASNISTSSMDSFVASIVPRVSPEQNATPLRPFEAQEVKIVLFSMFYQHFWDVVGGDVSDFVLKCLNDCSFLVGLNDTNVVLIPKKDCLEKVFDLRPIALCNVVYKIMAKMVANRMKPLLGEVISDSQSVFILNRLITDNILIVVEVGHYLNRTQCGMVGWGALKLDMAKAYDRVEWPFLRSMLLALGFSVEWVDLVMLCVTTISYNFLVNGRNAGRVVPTRNDSLLFFKVTPQETGAVKQCLVEYEQMSGQVVNFHKSSVCFSRNTPGEVRDEVASMLGIVQAPNLSKYLGFPSFIGREKRAVFLYIEDKIKHRIGSWICLSIERVMNRYWWGPGNQRSIHWKAWDRLCVPKRYGGLGFKDLRAFNLAMLSKQAWRFLTRPHSLVARIYKARYFPKSSFIDATLGNCPSFCWRSIMSAHELICSGVRRRVGDGKSTLIWGHPWLPDENNPMIQIVMPQALNGSLVLGLIDPVNDTWDQSILRDIFSPVDVERILKVPVSPLYEDSWFWLGDPGGCYTVKQGYRRIIGDFRYRISSGSHAIWLSGTVFCRNRGQFGGRAAQAASAAWHQSRKATVGAVLLAQGGGFVAAFNGHLSACHSPLMAESLACKEVLSWLKGQGIASVHVHTDFSFVPRTANRAAHALAALAFSQDVSMYLDSLPPTLFPS from the exons ATGAAATCTTCCAAGGGCACTCTTGACTGGATGGAGGAAATACTGGACAAGGTCTTAGCTACAACAGATTGGTGTGGTTTGTTACCGGATGCGTGCGTCTCCAACATGTTAACCCGTTCTTCTGATCATTCGGCTCTCTTTTTGGGAGTCAAGGGGGGCGGGCAAGCTGCTGGTGGGCTCCGCAGATCCTTCAGGTTCAAGATGGCTTGGGTTTATGATGAAAGCTGTAGGAAACATGTGGAGGATGCTTGGCAGGAAGGCAGACAGGCTAGACTACTTGGCTGCTTTCAGTTCTGTGGCGATAAGTTGCTCCGCTGGGGTGGGGATCACTTCCATAAGTTTGGTGCGAAGATCAGGAAGCTTCGACAAGATCAGTTGTTGTTGAAAGGCCTGCTGGATCCTCACTCCTTAGGGGAATACCAACGTCTTGAGTCTGAGTTGTGTCAATTGGAGGCACAGGAGGATGCGTACTGGAGGCAATGGGCGAAGCAGCACTGGTTGAGAGGAGCAGATGCCAATACTAAGTTCTTTCACAGGTATGCCTCTGCTCGTAAGAAGAAGAATTCTATCTCTAGGTTAAAAAATGAGTCTAATGTGTGGGTAGAAGGGGAGGGCTTGAATGCTGTTGTGCTTGACTATTTTCGTGATATTCTTGCATCAAATATTTCTACCTCCTCTATGGATTCTTTTGTTGCATCTATTGTACCCCGTGTCTCCCCGGAACAGAATGCTACACCTCTCAGGCCCTTCGAGGCGCAGGAGGTTAAGATTGTTCTTTTCTCTAT GTTTTACCAACACTTTTGGGATGTGGTGGGCGGTGATGTCTCTGATTTTGTGCTAAAATGTCTGAATGACTGCTCCTTTCTGGTTGGGCTTAATGACACGAATGTGGTTCTCATTCCCAAGAAGGACTGTCTGGAGAAGGTGTTTGATCTTCGGCCTATAGCCCTATGTAATGTGGTTTATAAGATCATGGCCAAGATGGTGGCAAATAGGATGAAGCCTTTATTGGGAGAGGTGATTTCTGATTCTCAGAGTGTTTTCATTCTTAACAGGCTCATTACGGACAATATTCTCATTGTTGTTGAGGTAGGTCATTATCTCAACAGAACGCAGTGTGGGATGGTTGGGTGGGGTGCTCTCAAGTTGGATATGGCTAAGGCCTATGATCGTGTGGAGTGGCCCTTTCTGCGTAGTATGTTGTTGGCTCTGGGCTTTTCTGTTGAATGGGTAGATTTGGTTATGCTTTGTGTAACCACGATCTCCTACAATTTTCTGGTCAATGGAAGGAATGCTGGGCGGGTTGTCCCAACTAGAA atgatagcCTCCTGTTTTTCAAGGTAACTCCTCAAGAAACAGGAGCTGTCAAGCAGTGTCTTGTTGAGTACGAACAAATGTCTGGGCAGGTGGTGAACTTCCACAAGTCTAGTGTATGTTTTAGCAGGAACACGCCTGGGGAGGTAAGGGATGAAGTAGCGTCTATGTTGGGGATTGTGCAAGCTCCCAACCTTAGTAAGTACTTGGGTTTCCCTTCTTTCATTGGGAGGGAGAAAAGGGCAgtatttttgtatattgaggATAAGATCAAGCACAGGATAGGGTCCTGGA TCTGTTTATCAATTGAAAGAGTTATGAACCGGTATTGGTGGGGTCCTGGAAATCAAAGGAGTATACATTGGAAGGCCTGGGATCGCTTGTGTGTTCCCAAGAGATATGGTGGCTTGGGGTTTAAGGATTTGAGGGCTTTTAATCTTGCAATGTTAAGCAAACAAGCCTGGCGGTTTCTTACGAGACCCCACTCCCTTGTTGCACGGATTTATAAGGCTAGGTATTTCCCCAAATCCTCTTTTATTGATGCTACTTTAGGGAATTGCCCAAGTTTCTGCTGGAGAAGTATTATGTCTGCCCATGAGCTAATTTGCAGTGGTGTTAGGAGAAGAGTGGGGGATGGAAAATCAACGTTAATTTGGGGGCATCCGTGGCTCCCTGATGAGAATAATCCTATGATACAGATTGTTATGCCCCAAGCGCTCAATGGTTCTTTGGTTTTGGGTCTAATTGATCCGGTTAATGACACATGGGATCAATCTATCCTACGAGACATCTTTAGCCCTGTGGATGTGGAGCGTATCTTGAAAGTTCCAGTCAGTCCTCTCTATGAAGATTCTTGGTTTTGGCTGGGGGACCCAGGGGGCTGCTACACGGTGAAACAAGGGTATAGACGCATTATTGGAGATTTT cgGTATCGTATCAGCTCTGGAAGTCACGCAATATGGCTGTCTGGGACGGTTTTCTGCCGCAATCGAGGGCAGTTTGGCGGGCGGGCTGCCCAGGCAGCTTCAGCAGCTTGGCATCAG TCTCGGAAGGCTACGGTAGGGGCAGTCTTGCTTGCACAAGGTGGAGGTTTTGTAGCAGCGTTCAATGGTCATCTCTCGGCTTGTCACTCGCCCCTCATGGCGGAATCGTTAGCTTGCAAAGAAGTTCTATCATGGCTCAAGGGACAGGGCATAGCTTCGGTGCATGTTCACACGGACT TTAGTTTTGTTCCTAGAACTGCTAATCGAGCAGCCCACGCCCTTGCTGCGTTGGCTTTCTCGCAAGATGTTTCGATGTACTTGGATTCACTCCCCCCGACTCTATTTCCGAGTTGA